The genome window CTTCTTGGGCGATCGCCTGATCGCTTGGAGGTAACTCATTAGCAACGGGAATAGTTTCGCTAATGCCTAATCCCTGTCCTGGAGTAATACCCCAGGTTACAGTAGGTTCAATCTCAGCAGCGTTAAAAGACACGACATCGTCATATACAGCAGCGTCATCACTGCGAATACTGCGCCACCACCGTACTGCCTTCTCCCAAGCTTCTCCTTGGGGAGCAAAATCTCGACCTTTAAGATAAGAAAAGGTAGTTTCATCGGGGTTTATATAGCCGCAGCGCGCACCACCTTCAATCGACATATTGCAAACGGTCATTCGTTCTTCCATACTCATGGCTTCAAAGGTAGAGCCTGCAAATTCATAGGCAAAGCCAACACCACCTTTGACACCTAGCTTGCGAATAATATGGAGAATTACATCTTTGGCAAAAACACCATGAGGTAGTTTGCCGTTAATTTCAATTTTGCGTACTTTTAACTTAGCTAGAGCCAGAGTCTGAGAAGCCAGGACATCTCTTACCTGAGAAGTTCCAATCCCAAAAGCGATCGCGCCAAACGCGCCATGAGTTGAAGTATGAGAGTCACCACAGGCTACGGTCATTCCTGGTTGAGTTAAACCCTGTTCGGGGGCAATAACGTGGACGATACCTTGGTTTCCCGAACCAACATTGTAAAATTGGATTCCGTAATCTTTAGTGTTTTGTTCCAGAGCCTGAATCATTTCTTCTGCTAGCACGTCAACAAAAGGGCGATCCTGGTTTTGGGTTGGCACAATATGATCTACCGTAGCGACTGTTCTTTTAGGAAATAAGACCTTAAGCTTTCTCTCCCGCAGCATCGCAAAAGCTTGGGGGCTGGTCACTTCATGAATTAAATGCAAACCAATAAATAGCTGAGTTTGGCCAGAAGGTAATCTACCAACGGTATGCAAATCCCAAACCTTATCAAACAATGTTCCCTGACTCATATAACTAAAGGCTGCTGATGCTCAATATTAAAAGTATCTGTCGTCTATTTTACAATTTTTAGCTGAAGCACAA of Coleofasciculaceae cyanobacterium contains these proteins:
- the leuC gene encoding 3-isopropylmalate dehydratase large subunit yields the protein MSQGTLFDKVWDLHTVGRLPSGQTQLFIGLHLIHEVTSPQAFAMLRERKLKVLFPKRTVATVDHIVPTQNQDRPFVDVLAEEMIQALEQNTKDYGIQFYNVGSGNQGIVHVIAPEQGLTQPGMTVACGDSHTSTHGAFGAIAFGIGTSQVRDVLASQTLALAKLKVRKIEINGKLPHGVFAKDVILHIIRKLGVKGGVGFAYEFAGSTFEAMSMEERMTVCNMSIEGGARCGYINPDETTFSYLKGRDFAPQGEAWEKAVRWWRSIRSDDAAVYDDVVSFNAAEIEPTVTWGITPGQGLGISETIPVANELPPSDQAIAQEAYSYMKLTPGKPLKGTKVDICFIGSCTNGRISDLREAAKVAQGHHVASEVKAFVVPGSERVKQEAEAEGLDKIFKQAGFEWREPGCSMCLAMNPDKLQGDQISASSSNRNFKGRQGSSTGRTLLMSPAMVVAAAVKGKVTDVRELV